AATCTTGTTGATGATGTTGCTAGCTTGGCAGGACCAAGAGGGAACGTGTGGGCAATAGGGGCACAGAATGCCGGGAAGAGTACGCTGATAAACGCAATAGGGAAGCATGTTGGAGGGAAGATTACACTTCTGACAGAAGCGCCTGTGCCCGGAACAACATTGGGAATTGTTAGAGTGGAAGGTGTTCTTCCTGGTCATACCAAGTTGTTTGATACTCCCGGGCTTTTGAATCCTCATCAGATTACAACTAGGTTGACAAGAGAGGAACAGAGTCTTGTAAACATTAGCAAGGAATTGAAGCCAAGGACATACAGAATCAAGGTAAGCTTACTTGAGCATCAAGTACCTTACAGTGATTTTTTGTGTATTTGGTTATTAGAAACCTTTGAATAAACTGTGCTGTAGTACTCATTGTAAACTCGCAGTAATGTGTTTCTACCAGTGCAAATAATTcattaacacaaaccatgtttaTAGATTGTATCTAAAAGCTCAAGTTTTTGTTTGTATTGCTAAGCACCCATCGCTTCAATTGTTTAAGTATGATTCCTTTTTCTGTTTTGCTGGTCGAGGAAAACTCAAGAGGTGTCTTCAATTGTTTAAGTATTGGATGTTCATTTACCACTGACTAGTACTTAACTTTTGCTTctgattgtgtgtgtgtgtgtgtaaagcTCTGCTTTGCTACTTTTTGGATTCTGTTAAAATGCATAGTTCATTGTCAATCTCAGAATATCGTTGTTGCAAAATTATATTCCATGTGATTACTTAATATTTTTTCCATTTATCATAGCTCATTTTTCTTGTCCTTTGGTTGTTACAGGATGGCTATTCAGTTCATATTGCTGGGCTTATGAGGCTGGATATAGAAGAATCATCAGTAGATTCTGTTTATGTTACGGCATGGGCATCTCCTTATCTTCCGCTACACATGGGAAAAACCGAAAATGCCTGCACAATGGTAGAGGAACATTTTGGTCGTCAATTACAGGTATTAGCACTAGGTGACGAGTGATAATTCAACAAATTCTTGGTTTCTAGTCTAGTAGTCGTTAGTCTTATTGATTTTCAACATGTTACCGTTGGAGAGATTTGAATTCACAAATACCAATaagcacaacacacacacacacacacacacacacacacatatatatgtatatgtatatatgtaataCCAGTCTGTTTGCTGattctttttaatttctaaattcaGGGTATAATTTTTCAGTTTTCCTAAATAGTATAAATTTGTTGAGAATCAAGAGATTTGTGTAGGCTTCGGGCTTCCTAACGGCATTAAATCTTGCGCCTAGTTATGATGCTTGAAATTCCATCTTTAGATATGAGGCTATGATAAAAGATGAGGTGTGCtctccacacacccatttttacttctcacacacccttctaattttgagtcatcagatcggatgaattgaagaagatcaaatgacataaattaacaaggggagtgtgagaagtaaaaagaggtgtgtggatagcacacccctaaagaTATGCTTATCATTAAATCTTTCAAGGGAACGCATGATATGGTTGCATACATATATGCAGGTGTAGTTCTGATGCCAAAATGAACTTCCCATTGTTTCAGCCACCAATTGGAGAGAATAGAGTCAAGGAGCTTGGGCAGTGGGTGAGAAAGGAATTTCGAATCCGTGGAAACAGTTGGGATTCAAGTTCGGTGGATATTGCTGCTGCAGGTCTTGGTTGGTTTGCTGTTGGACTTAAAGGAGAGGCAGTTGTGAGTGTTTGGACGTATGATGGTATTGACGTTGTTCTTCGCAATGCATTGCTTCCTCATAGATCATGCACTTTTGAAGTTGCTGGGTTTACCGTCTCTAAGATCGTTTCCAAGGCTGACCAAGCTTCAAATAAGCCACAACACAAAagtgagaagaagaggaaacaaAGCGACCAGAAGGAATCTGTTGCGTGCTGATTCGGTACTTAATTCCTAACTTACCACCCAAAGCAGGCTCAACTTATTTTGACAACTGGAAGTGTTAGCGAGTAAAAGAGAAAGTTCTTATGAAAATGGAAAACCAGTGTTGTGGCAATTTACAGTTGATATACTACCGGTGAGGAATATTTCAGTAAGCAACGTCAACCTTTTCTAGGAATGAAAAGGGTAGGCATCTTCTTGAGCCACCGACGAAACTGTCGATTCTTTCTCCGACCATGGAAGGGGTGGATGTTCCATATTGGGATGATCTTTCAGCAGTATTGATATTTAAGAATGACAACTCAAAGGCGGCGTTTCTTTTACAGGCCTCAGAACTACGGTGAAAGACGCAAAGGCTTTTGTGACTCAAAAGTGcatgagccttgtgttgaatttcTTATTCATTATTCTTCTCTCTGTAAATTGCAAGTCTGAAGAGCTGAGTTTAATCAGTTTACAGCTGTTCTGGTATGAAGCTTTATCATGATTTTGTACTGGCTTTTCATAATTATGGCAAAATGGCCAAAATTTAATGACttgggctagtttggtattgctgagctttgaaaaaaaaactgttgttgctgtgctgtgagaataagctcatttttgctgcttcacgttttcaactttttttcatccaaaactgaaaataagctgttttttaaGTGCTTACCAAACATTTTTTTGatctcagcttttttttatatccaTTGTTTATAAAAGCACCTTAGTACCAAACCAGAACTTGAAGATGTACAGCTTGTTGGCATGAAACTTTTTGTATATTTCGTACTGTAATCctcaaaattattttcttctccttattGCCTAATTGCAATAATAATTTCTTCTTAAGTTAAAACAAGCACAACTTTTTGCACAACTCAACACGAATGCGTTCAGTTAGCTGACTTCGCATATTGACCTTATTTGAATGGATAATGCGCATAATTAAGGTTTAGCCTCAGTAGATAATGTTCTTGCTGGGTTTTAGGATCAGTCGCTCGCGCATCTGTGGGTTGATGTGTACAGTTGATGTTTCTTCCTAACACATCAACGACGCACAATCAATCATCACGAGCATAAACGCTTCATAGTCACACAAATTGAACTTTCTCGAGCCGAATTTGTGAAACTACGAGATTAAATAACTTTCGCCTCAAAACGAAGCCCCTTCCGTGTTCACCTTCGCTtcgaaagaaaatgaaacaaaacgaAATTAGCAGACAGAGAGACTCAAAATTTGCAGCCAAAATCTTTCTGCAAGCCATCAACTGAGAAGAAATCCTTCAAGATCTCCGGTGAGTGGTTTGCAACTTAAAAGAGGAGAAACTACGTTTTCGGAAATCACTTCCAACAAGAAACAGTAGTACTTACATAACTTTATGAATTGCAAAATACAACACTGGTAAAAGAAGATAAATAGTACATACTAGTAGCATGCACTGAAACAAAAGGAACACAATTTTCCAGCCGAGTTTACAGTAGCTCGGACTGTACCAACTCACTCCCCAAGTGAATTCAGTTTCAATACTATCATAAAATTTTTTGGATCTTCCAAATTTCCGGCCATCTAAGTAGAAAGGATGAGAAAAATCACACATGGTGGTTCTACTATGTCCAGAATTCTCAACACAAAACATGTCGTCGTGGTCAATTCCTCCTAACTCCACAAAATAAATGCAGTTTGCTTCCGACCCGTTGGAATTACTCACTGGAAAGGAAAAGGAACAGCCTCGGCGTGTTACAAATAATATTTGATTCCCCAAACTCTGTACCTCGATAAAGCTTTCACCATTCTCCGGATCGATCTTGTAAACTAGAAAATCATGAGTCCTTGTCCAGGTATTCAAATCGGTTTTCATTTGATCCTTAATTTGACGGATCAACAAGACTGCGTTGCTGGTTGTTGATTCTATCAAATATGACTCGTCTTTGACCTTGACATCCAAAAAGTCACCTTCACCCCAGCAGTTGAATGAACCCTttcgtgatttttctttgtcATACACCAACTTCAATTCCAGCTCATCACCATCTCCGAGGCATAATGTGCGAGTTACAACGTGTCCAGACTTACTGTTTTTGACAGTGTTTTCGACCAAGACATATAGCATGCCACAAGACGAAAACAGTAGGCATGAAGGATACGTTTTTCTATCCCACATCCGAGATATGTTCCAACCTTTTTTTGGCCTGCACACACCAATTTCCCCAGAAGAAAAAATTGCTGCCACCGTACATTCTGATAGATTTGAACTCGATAGTGCAATTTTGTCAACAAATCGGTCGGCTTTTCCACCAAATTTCTTGAAATATGGGATTCTTCTCAAGGAAGGAAGTTCGTGTTTGGCTCCTGAAATAGGGTTTAGTAGAAATACTTCAGAGTGTTCTTCATTGACCATTATCAACCAACCTTTGGAGGAACTATGAAAGCACCCTTGATTTCGCTTAGGCAACCCTAGCTTGATAACTTTACCTTCAGGTGGGATGGAGAACTCTAAGTAACTGGAACTCGGTTGAGTTCCAAATAATAACCAGGAAGCTGCTTCAGATAGGCCTACTAACCATGGGAATGGCGGAGCACTGCGGATAATTTGCATAACAATCATTCTCCAGTACTTGCAGAGGATGCTTAAGCGAATCCGATCAAGTAAGTCGAGGCGTTGTACGATATTCTCCATGATATCCAAAGGTGGTCTCTGCCAACGCCCATCTACAACTAACCATAGCCATGCCAATCGATCAGTTCTAATCCAtgaacaacaaaaacaattccaaaattcaaagtttcaaaagaaataaaaagagcaATCGAATTACCTTCAACCTCGTTGACGCTGTTATTCTTCTTCTCCAAGCCCTGCATGCCGATCTCCTTCTCCTCGCCGACGTTGAGAACGGGGCACGCATCGTCGGGGAGAGCCAAGTCCTCGTTCGTCTCCTTCGGCGCCAGCATGTCTTAGTCCTCGTCTATTTTCTCGATAGCGCCAGATAATTCTGACGAGGATTATAGAACGAGTGGGTGAGGAAGACGAGGGTCCTATACATGGTGTGATTTTTGTGAGTTATAGGTTCCAGGTTTCATCCAACGGCCAGATTAATTAATGTTTTCCATGACGGCATGACCCAAAAATTTCGgatcaaacccaaaaaacaagaaaaaaaaaattctatgacCCCACAATGAACCCTAATTCATTAGCTCCCAGAATCTAGtcataaaccctaattccagctttttataccatatttaggtaTCACCAAACCAATAGAGCAAGGGTTAACTCCACAGCTGGTCCACATGTAGGTCTATTACGGCCCGCGTTTCAGAGATCACATGATGTGCATGTGTGGTTTCCTTCTCTCTAGCATCACCTAGAAAGAAAACATAAATACATCTATCCTTAAAAAGGCactctaaaaccctaaaccccccGCTCATGACACGCCTCGATCCTGATATTCACCAAACACCAGGATGggcacgtgttggccgacacctgagggCGACGAAACCATTTTAATATGTATGCAAGTTATAAAGAAAGaacaaacataaataaaatatataaatttataaataatgaCATGCAAATGCAgaaacatgttcagagcatacgacTAATCAAGAATGCTACAAAAAGAATATTATAAAAAGATATGAACaaaggaatgggtcctacactGAGAGGATTCGAAGATACCAATGCGTGAGTGCTAAAGATGTTGGGATTGTAAGTCTCGTTTCTAAGTCTTCTAGGATGCGTAAAACAAAACGTGAGTggactaataataataataataataataatgagaaaACCGTTTTTTCTTtcgaacatactaaccccctgttttgaaaacacatatattaCTACATAGTAGGTTTTTTTGAAAACTCTAACATGTCATGAAAACGTTCGTATGATAAAATCATAACTTGAAGTGATATCAAAATCGCCCAAAGGCAAATCCATAAAAACTCGTAACTCAAAACACTAATGTACTCAaataggggtatcatagtcgcccgAAGGCATATCCATCACCCGAGGGTGAAGCTGTACCACGCTGGGTTACGTCACTAAAGAAATATGGTAGGCCCCATCATCTGAAGATGAAGCTGTACGACTCTGGGTTATGTCAGAGAAGAAAATGTACATAACACACTGACACTAGTCGTGGTTAGTGAAGCTGTCTGACACTAGTTTCACAAGTGAAACTGTGAGTATGTCATAAATATCTCACTTATCCTCAAttgtgtcctatggccatatACGTATACATACTCGTGTTGTGTATATGTATCGTATGAATACCCACTAATTAAGCACATAAAACATAATTCAAAATCTCATACCAAGCTTAGAATTCAAAACCTCATCATTCGAAATCATAAGCAATCCGATAACCATGGTTTCCATAAATACAAATTTTCATAAACTTTAAACTAATAACTCATGAATATTTCATAAAAGCATTTTAGATAAATCATAAGTTCTCCATAAATTAAAAGTccagaaatttgtaaaaacatatgataaaacataaataattcatGAATGTAGAATTATGAAATCATACTTTCCGTGAATGCATAcctaatatttttataaaaacatgcaatttAAAAAGAGGCCCACTCACAAATATTCTGCTACCGGGGAGCTGATCGAACTAGGGAGGATGAGATCACTTCCAACCAACGCATCTACACACAAATAAGGACCATTTATTATAACTCTGTTAAAACGATCGAATTTGGAAAAACGGATGGCAGATTCGGATTCAGAACGTTGAAAAACCTAAGGAGGGATCTCGGGTTCCCCACGTGCCGCCACGAGGCGGCGGCCCTAGTCACCACGCACCACCCCACGATTTTCTggattttttttcagatttttcctcccaacttcaagagctgatTCTGAGCTCGATACAAGTCCAAATTGAGTGATTCAGAAGCCAAAATGTAGTTAGGAATGTGGAGAAGAGATTCATACCCTTAGAAGGCTCAACGAAGATTGGAGTTGGCTAGAAAAATGGTAGGAAGGTGGCCAAACGACCACGGTTTCAGTTTTCCAGAAGTGAACAGTGACTTCTCTTGTGTTTTCCGAGTTCCTACGCCAGCAAAACCACCCAAAAACTTACTAATCATGAACCTCGACACGATCTACAATGATAGGGACCAATTTCGAGGCTTACCTTGGCCGAAAATGGCAAGAATTCGCCGGAGAAGTTCCTTGTACAGTAACCGCACTGTGCAGGGCGGGGAGGgagtttttaaatgatttttctCCTCTTTTCTGGTTCAAGAACTCACAGGGATTACAAGGGAAGGTGGTGGTGCAGTCTGGTTGTTATTGTAGGTGTgcgggtgtgtgtgtgttcggcaaagagagggagaaagggtGAAGGAGATGAGTGAGGGAGAGAAGAATGAGAGATTAAAAGAGAGAGGTACACGGGACAGAGAAGAAAACCACAGAAAATGAAGAATTTTTTAGTTGTAATGGGAACACAAGTGGTATA
This window of the Malus domestica chromosome 03, GDT2T_hap1 genome carries:
- the LOC103452436 gene encoding F-box/kelch-repeat protein At1g57790-like isoform X2, producing the protein MLAPKETNEDLALPDDACPVLNVGEEKEIGMQGLEKKNNSVNEVEDGRWQRPPLDIMENIVQRLDLLDRIRLSILCKYWRMIVMQIIRSAPPFPWLVGLSEAASWLLFGTQPSSSYLEFSIPPEGKVIKLGLPKRNQGCFHSSSKGWLIMVNEEHSEVFLLNPISGAKHELPSLRRIPYFKKFGGKADRFVDKIALSSSNLSECTVAAIFSSGEIGVCRPKKGWNISRMWDRKTYPSCLLFSSCGMLYVLVENTVKNSKSGHVVTRTLCLGDGDELELKLVYDKEKSRKGSFNCWGEGDFLDVKVKDESYLIESTTSNAVLLIRQIKDQMKTDLNTWTRTHDFLVYKIDPENGESFIEVQSLGNQILFVTRRGCSFSFPVSNSNGSEANCIYFVELGGIDHDDMFCVENSGHSRTTMCDFSHPFYLDGRKFGRSKKFYDSIETEFTWGVSWYSPSYCKLGWKIVFLLFQCMLLVCTIYLLLPVLYFAIHKVM
- the LOC103452436 gene encoding F-box/kelch-repeat protein At1g57790-like isoform X1; the protein is MLAPKETNEDLALPDDACPVLNVGEEKEIGMQGLEKKNNSVNEVEVVDGRWQRPPLDIMENIVQRLDLLDRIRLSILCKYWRMIVMQIIRSAPPFPWLVGLSEAASWLLFGTQPSSSYLEFSIPPEGKVIKLGLPKRNQGCFHSSSKGWLIMVNEEHSEVFLLNPISGAKHELPSLRRIPYFKKFGGKADRFVDKIALSSSNLSECTVAAIFSSGEIGVCRPKKGWNISRMWDRKTYPSCLLFSSCGMLYVLVENTVKNSKSGHVVTRTLCLGDGDELELKLVYDKEKSRKGSFNCWGEGDFLDVKVKDESYLIESTTSNAVLLIRQIKDQMKTDLNTWTRTHDFLVYKIDPENGESFIEVQSLGNQILFVTRRGCSFSFPVSNSNGSEANCIYFVELGGIDHDDMFCVENSGHSRTTMCDFSHPFYLDGRKFGRSKKFYDSIETEFTWGVSWYSPSYCKLGWKIVFLLFQCMLLVCTIYLLLPVLYFAIHKVM